One Saccharopolyspora erythraea NRRL 2338 genomic region harbors:
- a CDS encoding amino acid ABC transporter ATP-binding protein yields MGASAMVRVRDLHKSFGATPVLRGVSLEVAEGEVTCVIGPSGSGKSTLLRCVNHLEKIDAGTVEVDGALVGYRESGGRLHELPDRAIARQRAEIGMVFQDFNLFAHMTVLENLVEAPIGVRGLSRKDAAERAREVLRLVGLPDREDSYPRQLSGGQQQRVAIARALAMRPKVLLFDEPTSALDPELVGEVLSVMKELAVGGLTMLVVTHEMGFAREAADSVVFMDAGRVVERGSPAAVLGAPRERRTREFLDRVL; encoded by the coding sequence ATGGGGGCTTCGGCGATGGTGCGCGTGCGCGACCTGCACAAGAGCTTCGGCGCGACACCGGTGCTGCGCGGGGTTTCGCTCGAGGTGGCCGAGGGTGAGGTCACCTGCGTGATCGGCCCGTCCGGTTCGGGCAAGAGCACCCTGCTGCGGTGCGTGAACCACCTGGAGAAGATCGACGCCGGCACCGTCGAGGTCGACGGAGCGCTGGTCGGATACCGCGAATCCGGCGGCAGGCTCCACGAACTGCCGGACCGCGCGATCGCCCGGCAGCGCGCCGAGATCGGCATGGTCTTCCAGGACTTCAACCTGTTCGCCCACATGACCGTGCTGGAGAACCTGGTCGAGGCTCCGATCGGGGTGCGCGGTCTGTCCAGGAAGGACGCGGCCGAACGCGCGCGCGAGGTGCTGCGTCTGGTCGGGCTGCCCGACCGCGAGGACTCCTACCCCAGGCAGCTCTCGGGCGGCCAGCAGCAGCGCGTCGCGATCGCACGCGCGCTGGCGATGCGGCCGAAGGTGCTGCTGTTCGACGAGCCGACCAGCGCTCTGGACCCGGAGCTGGTGGGAGAGGTGCTGTCGGTGATGAAGGAGCTGGCGGTCGGCGGCCTGACGATGCTGGTGGTGACGCACGAGATGGGTTTCGCGCGGGAGGCCGCCGACTCGGTGGTGTTCATGGACGCGGGCCGGGTGGTCGAGAGGGGCTCGCCGGCCGCGGTGCTGGGCGCACCGCGCGAGCGGCGGACCCGCGAGTTCCTGGACCGGGTGCTGTGA
- a CDS encoding winged helix-turn-helix domain-containing protein yields the protein MSVDSPDDPWGADPARPRPADTVVLEVVARVVVQRHAIDEVGAYVTRELRALAEKPANPNVRIHWEDAGVPESGTTGGLVRSADNPRLRILVPSRVVLRDGEPLTLTRLEFDLLLFLAENPGRVHRRGSLLRLVWGIESALSTRTVDVHVRRLRGKCGPELDFITTIRGVGYRFDGADHVGIDYGAEDSGGKRWLAAGGSNNRALPTG from the coding sequence ATGAGCGTCGATTCCCCTGACGACCCGTGGGGTGCGGACCCGGCCCGCCCGCGCCCGGCGGACACCGTGGTGCTGGAAGTGGTCGCCCGCGTGGTGGTGCAGCGCCACGCCATCGACGAGGTGGGCGCCTACGTCACCCGTGAGCTGCGCGCGCTGGCGGAGAAGCCCGCCAACCCGAACGTGCGCATCCACTGGGAGGACGCCGGCGTCCCGGAGTCCGGAACCACGGGCGGGCTCGTCCGCTCGGCAGACAACCCCAGGCTGCGGATCCTGGTGCCGTCACGCGTCGTGCTGCGCGACGGCGAACCGCTCACGCTCACCCGGCTGGAGTTCGACCTGCTGCTCTTCCTGGCGGAGAACCCCGGCCGGGTGCACCGGCGCGGTTCGCTGCTGCGGCTGGTCTGGGGCATCGAGTCGGCGCTGAGCACCAGGACCGTGGACGTGCACGTCCGCAGGCTGCGCGGCAAGTGCGGGCCGGAACTGGATTTCATCACCACGATCCGGGGCGTCGGCTACCGCTTCGACGGTGCCGACCACGTCGGGATCGACTACGGGGCCGAGGATTCAGGTGGGAAGCGCTGGCTCGCGGCGGGCGGCAGCAACAACCGGGCGTTGCCCACCGGCTAG
- a CDS encoding TetR/AcrR family transcriptional regulator → MMSQHRNARSDLAAGGELRSANAIPEHRILDAAYELLLAIGLRRMTMADIARRAEVSRATLYRRWPNVRSVVGTLMTREWGALGTAAFEAPRTSARQGLVDGIVHIAGTIRTNPMLRRIIELDPDFLLPYLLQRRGASTDQQLAMMELALREGQQDGSVRAGDVTMQARALLLTAWSFVLTGPVVAGEHELPALDEQLREMLDRYLRP, encoded by the coding sequence ATGATGTCGCAGCATCGCAACGCCCGATCCGATCTCGCCGCCGGCGGCGAGCTCCGGTCGGCCAACGCGATTCCCGAACACCGCATCCTCGACGCCGCCTACGAGTTGCTGCTGGCCATCGGGTTGCGGCGGATGACGATGGCCGACATCGCCCGCCGCGCCGAGGTGTCCCGGGCGACGCTCTACCGGCGCTGGCCGAACGTCCGCTCGGTCGTCGGCACGCTGATGACCCGCGAATGGGGCGCGCTGGGCACCGCGGCGTTCGAGGCGCCGCGCACGTCGGCCAGGCAGGGGCTCGTCGACGGCATCGTGCACATCGCGGGCACGATCCGGACGAATCCCATGCTGCGCAGGATCATCGAGCTGGACCCCGACTTCCTGCTGCCGTACCTGCTGCAACGGCGAGGGGCCAGCACGGACCAGCAGCTGGCCATGATGGAGCTGGCGTTGCGGGAAGGGCAGCAGGACGGCTCGGTCCGCGCCGGCGACGTCACCATGCAGGCCAGGGCGCTGCTGCTCACCGCGTGGTCGTTCGTGCTGACCGGCCCGGTGGTGGCCGGCGAGCACGAGCTGCCGGCGCTCGACGAGCAGCTGCGCGAGATGCTCGACCGGTACCTGCGGCCGTGA
- a CDS encoding ABC transporter substrate-binding protein, giving the protein MRTWHRPATLTAALCLTALLVGACGTAPATTPGLDVHADVVSAIQKDESIAALLPEETRRNGVLRVGSSIGGSPPGAFYAEDDGTAVGQDIDIADATARVLGVRVEREPAAFEAILPALGSGKYEVGTGNFGVTEERKKTIDFVTYINDGQGFAVRRDSELPPVTDVTQLCGRTVGTGAGTTFEATLNAQRHRCAESGRPEYQVQVFSEQSALYSALNQGKVDVLMSTINGLRYGVAQQPNLKFLNEFRRLDVGFAVRKGSALAPALQAAVNKLIQDGSYRRVLDKWGTASSAIPESRTSPPEIR; this is encoded by the coding sequence ATGAGGACCTGGCACCGACCAGCAACACTCACCGCCGCACTCTGCCTGACCGCACTGCTGGTCGGCGCGTGCGGCACGGCACCGGCGACCACGCCCGGCCTGGACGTCCACGCCGACGTCGTCTCGGCGATCCAGAAGGACGAGTCGATCGCGGCGCTGCTGCCCGAGGAGACCCGGCGCAACGGCGTGCTCCGCGTCGGCTCATCGATCGGAGGTTCGCCACCTGGCGCCTTCTACGCCGAGGACGACGGCACCGCCGTCGGTCAGGACATCGACATCGCCGACGCCACGGCCAGGGTGCTGGGAGTCCGCGTCGAACGCGAGCCCGCGGCGTTCGAGGCGATCCTGCCCGCGCTCGGCAGCGGAAAGTACGAGGTCGGCACCGGCAACTTCGGGGTCACCGAGGAACGCAAGAAGACCATCGACTTCGTCACCTACATCAACGACGGCCAGGGCTTCGCCGTTCGCCGGGACAGCGAGCTGCCACCTGTCACCGACGTGACCCAGTTGTGCGGCCGCACTGTCGGCACGGGGGCGGGCACCACGTTCGAGGCCACGCTCAACGCGCAGCGGCACCGCTGCGCCGAGAGCGGTCGGCCGGAGTACCAGGTGCAGGTGTTCTCCGAGCAGAGCGCGCTCTACTCGGCGCTCAACCAGGGCAAGGTCGACGTGCTGATGAGCACCATCAACGGTCTGCGCTACGGCGTCGCCCAGCAGCCGAACCTGAAGTTCCTCAACGAGTTCCGCCGGCTCGACGTCGGGTTCGCGGTGCGCAAGGGTTCAGCGCTGGCCCCGGCGTTGCAGGCGGCGGTGAACAAGCTCATCCAGGACGGCTCGTACAGGCGCGTCCTGGACAAGTGGGGCACGGCCTCGTCGGCGATCCCGGAGTCCCGCACCAGCCCGCCCGAGATCAGGTGA
- a CDS encoding FAD/NAD(P)-binding protein, translated as MSAHLVVVGAGPRGAGLLERIGASAPELFATGTLTVHLVDPHPPGAGRLWRADQPESLWMNSMAEDVTMFLDSSVRCEGPVRGGPSLSEWAREAVELEASGSPGPLDDLPDRIAVQVRAMTGRTFAGRQVQSAYLSWFFDRAVSSLPANVSVRVHEDDVVGLEDLPDGRQRVRLAEGADLLADIVVLAMGHTDAEPDGEHARLREFARDHDLFYLAPEYSADAGLDRLRPGEDVIMRGFGLAFVDLMVLLTEGRGGRYRRSRDGTLTYLPSGREPRIHVGSRRGVPYRSKIGYGLQGPRPSYPRFFGPEQIERLPRGADFGRDVWPLIEKELGWGHYHELFTAHPDRVTTSWEEFAERYARLPQGSPELAALVADAVPKPEDRLDVPALDRPLAGRSFSGKEELQTAVREHVAADLARRDDPRHSADLGVFLALLSVYGQLPAVFDKLGARSHVRQLDGWFYGFFNYVASGPPGPRLQQLLALSRAGVLSFVGAGMWVRAVDGEFQAGGASTGDVVRARALVEAKLPAPTMRRSRNALLRDMVERGAAVEETLVEEDFRHVTGRLLVTQESARVVNREGRAHPRRYALGPYTSGRAMAAFARPHTNSPGFRKNDAVAREILSTLAEMEQTHRACA; from the coding sequence GTGAGCGCCCACCTGGTGGTCGTCGGTGCCGGCCCGCGCGGTGCCGGCCTGCTGGAGCGCATCGGTGCCAGCGCACCGGAGCTGTTCGCGACCGGGACGCTGACGGTGCACCTGGTGGACCCGCATCCGCCGGGCGCCGGGCGGCTTTGGCGGGCCGACCAGCCGGAGTCGCTGTGGATGAACTCGATGGCCGAGGACGTCACGATGTTCCTGGACTCCTCGGTGCGGTGCGAGGGCCCGGTCCGCGGCGGCCCGTCGTTGAGCGAGTGGGCCCGCGAGGCCGTCGAGCTGGAGGCGTCGGGATCGCCTGGGCCGCTGGACGATCTGCCGGATCGGATCGCCGTGCAGGTCCGGGCCATGACCGGGCGGACCTTCGCGGGCCGTCAGGTGCAGAGCGCCTACCTCTCCTGGTTCTTCGACCGCGCGGTCTCTTCGCTGCCGGCCAACGTGTCGGTGCGGGTGCACGAGGACGACGTGGTGGGCCTGGAAGACCTGCCCGACGGGCGCCAGCGGGTGCGGCTGGCCGAGGGCGCGGACCTGCTCGCCGACATCGTCGTGCTGGCGATGGGGCACACGGACGCCGAACCCGACGGCGAACACGCGCGGCTTCGCGAGTTCGCCCGCGACCACGACCTGTTCTACCTCGCGCCCGAGTACTCCGCCGATGCCGGCCTCGACCGGTTGCGGCCTGGGGAGGACGTGATCATGCGGGGTTTCGGGCTGGCGTTCGTGGACCTCATGGTGCTGCTCACCGAAGGGCGCGGCGGGCGGTACCGGCGGTCGCGCGACGGCACGCTGACCTACCTGCCGTCGGGGCGGGAGCCGAGGATCCACGTGGGTTCGCGCCGCGGCGTGCCATACCGCTCGAAGATCGGCTACGGCCTGCAGGGTCCGCGTCCCAGCTATCCGAGGTTCTTCGGGCCCGAGCAGATCGAGCGGCTGCCGCGTGGTGCGGACTTCGGCCGCGACGTGTGGCCGCTGATCGAGAAGGAGCTCGGCTGGGGCCACTACCACGAGCTGTTCACCGCGCATCCCGACCGAGTCACCACGAGCTGGGAGGAGTTCGCAGAGCGCTACGCGCGGCTCCCGCAGGGTTCCCCGGAGCTTGCGGCGCTGGTGGCCGACGCGGTGCCCAAGCCGGAGGACCGGCTCGACGTGCCGGCACTCGACCGGCCGCTCGCGGGCAGGTCCTTCAGCGGGAAGGAGGAACTGCAGACGGCGGTGCGAGAACACGTCGCCGCCGACCTGGCTCGCAGGGACGATCCCCGCCACAGCGCGGACCTCGGAGTGTTCCTGGCCCTGCTATCGGTCTACGGCCAGCTTCCGGCGGTATTCGACAAGCTCGGCGCGCGGTCGCACGTGCGGCAGCTCGACGGCTGGTTCTACGGCTTCTTCAACTACGTCGCCAGCGGGCCGCCCGGCCCGCGCCTGCAGCAGCTGCTCGCCCTGTCGCGAGCGGGCGTGCTGTCGTTCGTCGGGGCCGGCATGTGGGTGCGTGCCGTCGACGGGGAGTTCCAGGCCGGCGGTGCGAGCACCGGCGACGTGGTGCGCGCCCGCGCGCTGGTCGAGGCGAAGCTTCCCGCGCCGACCATGCGGCGCAGCCGCAACGCGTTGCTGCGCGACATGGTCGAACGCGGGGCGGCGGTGGAGGAAACCCTGGTGGAGGAGGATTTCCGGCACGTGACGGGACGACTGCTGGTGACCCAGGAGTCTGCGCGGGTGGTGAACCGCGAAGGCCGGGCCCATCCCCGCCGCTACGCGCTCGGCCCTTACACCAGCGGCCGGGCGATGGCGGCCTTCGCGCGCCCGCACACCAACTCGCCGGGCTTCCGGAAGAACGACGCCGTGGCGCGCGAGATTCTGAGCACCTTGGCCGAGATGGAGCAGACGCACCGGGCGTGCGCCTGA
- a CDS encoding amino acid ABC transporter permease, whose protein sequence is MTRSHLRAVADVDVPDVVAAPPKVVPLRHRARWVAAAVVLVLLALLVRSVLTNPNFQWQVVGAYFTTPAVLHGLLMTLWLTAVTMVLGFLLGTVLAVMRLSGNPVLAALSWGYVWLFRSIPLLVQLLFWFNIGALYPVLGVAPFSVSTVNLIGGTTTAIIGLVLHEAAYAAEIVRGGILSVDAGQTESAQALGMRKSRVLRRIVLPQAMRAIIPPSGNLLIGTLKGTSIVSVIAVHDLLYSVQIIYNRNYLVIPLLLVACIWYLVVTTVLTTGQYYVERHYARGAERHLPPTPVQRLRAAWRDLAARAARQGGTA, encoded by the coding sequence ATGACCCGTTCCCATCTGCGGGCGGTCGCCGACGTCGATGTCCCCGATGTCGTGGCCGCACCGCCGAAAGTCGTTCCGCTGCGCCACCGCGCGCGGTGGGTGGCCGCCGCCGTCGTGCTGGTGCTCCTGGCGCTGCTGGTCCGGTCGGTGCTGACGAACCCGAACTTCCAGTGGCAGGTCGTCGGCGCGTACTTCACCACGCCCGCCGTGCTGCACGGGCTGCTGATGACCCTGTGGCTGACGGCCGTGACGATGGTCCTCGGCTTCCTGCTGGGCACCGTGCTCGCCGTGATGCGGCTGTCGGGCAACCCGGTCCTGGCCGCGTTGAGCTGGGGCTACGTATGGCTGTTCCGGTCGATCCCGCTGCTGGTGCAGTTGCTGTTCTGGTTCAACATCGGCGCGCTGTACCCGGTTCTTGGCGTGGCGCCGTTCAGCGTGTCCACCGTCAACCTCATCGGTGGGACGACCACCGCGATCATCGGCCTGGTGCTGCACGAGGCCGCCTACGCCGCCGAGATCGTGCGAGGCGGCATCCTCTCGGTCGACGCGGGGCAGACCGAGTCCGCGCAGGCGCTGGGGATGCGCAAGTCGCGCGTGCTGCGCCGGATCGTGCTCCCGCAGGCCATGCGGGCCATCATCCCGCCGTCGGGCAACCTGCTCATCGGCACGCTCAAAGGCACCTCGATCGTCAGCGTCATCGCGGTGCACGACCTGCTCTACTCGGTGCAGATCATCTACAACCGCAACTACCTGGTCATCCCGCTGCTGCTGGTGGCGTGCATCTGGTACCTCGTCGTCACGACGGTGCTCACCACCGGCCAGTACTACGTCGAGCGGCACTACGCGCGCGGCGCCGAGCGACATCTGCCTCCGACGCCGGTGCAGCGGCTGCGCGCCGCGTGGCGGGATCTCGCCGCACGCGCCGCGAGGCAGGGAGGAACCGCCTGA
- a CDS encoding FAD-binding oxidoreductase has translation MHPYLWGDPERAVALPEAAGAALAHLGASPSPEPVQPADSRLPEVVLPNRARAAIESAVGAEHVSLDPGVRVGHTRGWSTPDLLRLRSGDASDAPDAVVFPGTHEEVLAVLRACSEHRVAVVPYSGGTSVVGGLRPARTGFAGVVALDLRRMDALLALDAVSRTATLQAGARGPHAERLLGGHGFTLGHFPQSYEGASIGGYAAARSAGQSSAGYGRFDEMVVGVVLATPRGTVELGSAPKSAAGPDLRQLVLGSEGAIGVITSVTVRLRPVPRERVYEGWRFDSFDTGTAALRQLAQDGPSPTVLRLSDEAETAVNMADPNGEPGGGSGGCLAVVGFEGADVSAKREAVARVLREAGGEPLGTGPGESWREGRYRAPYLRDPLLAAGALVETLETATFWSGLPALRTAVTDALTSALSAQGTSALVLCHISHVYETGASLYFTVVCAQAEDPVSQWREAKRAANEAIRAAGATISHHHGVGTDHRDTYAQEIGPLAVEALRAVKSTFDPAGILNPGVLIS, from the coding sequence ATGCACCCCTACCTGTGGGGCGACCCCGAGCGCGCGGTCGCGCTGCCCGAGGCCGCGGGCGCCGCGCTTGCCCACCTCGGTGCGAGCCCGTCGCCGGAGCCGGTGCAGCCGGCTGACAGCCGCCTGCCCGAGGTGGTGCTGCCGAACCGGGCCCGCGCGGCGATCGAGTCGGCGGTCGGCGCCGAGCACGTCAGCCTCGACCCCGGCGTCCGCGTCGGGCACACCCGCGGCTGGTCGACACCGGATCTGCTGCGGCTTCGATCCGGGGACGCCTCCGACGCCCCCGACGCGGTGGTCTTCCCCGGCACGCACGAGGAGGTCCTGGCGGTTCTGCGGGCCTGCTCCGAGCACCGCGTCGCCGTCGTGCCCTACAGCGGCGGAACCTCGGTCGTCGGCGGCCTCAGGCCGGCGCGCACCGGCTTCGCCGGAGTGGTCGCGCTGGACCTGCGACGGATGGACGCCCTGCTCGCGCTCGACGCGGTGTCTCGCACCGCGACACTTCAGGCCGGTGCGCGCGGCCCGCACGCGGAGCGGCTGCTCGGCGGGCACGGGTTCACCCTCGGGCACTTCCCGCAGTCCTACGAAGGCGCGAGCATCGGCGGCTACGCCGCCGCCCGCTCGGCCGGGCAGTCCTCGGCCGGCTACGGCCGGTTCGACGAGATGGTGGTGGGCGTCGTGCTCGCCACGCCACGCGGCACCGTCGAGCTCGGCAGCGCGCCGAAGTCGGCCGCCGGACCGGACCTGCGGCAGCTCGTGCTGGGCTCGGAGGGCGCGATCGGCGTGATCACGTCGGTCACCGTGCGGTTGCGTCCCGTGCCGCGTGAACGGGTCTACGAGGGCTGGCGCTTCGACTCCTTCGACACCGGAACCGCCGCGCTGCGCCAACTGGCCCAGGACGGCCCGTCGCCCACCGTGCTGCGGCTGTCGGACGAGGCCGAGACGGCGGTCAACATGGCCGACCCGAACGGCGAGCCGGGCGGCGGTTCCGGCGGTTGCCTGGCGGTCGTCGGCTTCGAGGGCGCCGACGTCTCCGCAAAGCGGGAGGCGGTGGCCAGGGTGTTGCGCGAGGCCGGGGGCGAACCGCTGGGCACCGGCCCCGGAGAGTCGTGGCGCGAGGGCCGCTACCGCGCGCCCTACCTGCGCGATCCGCTGCTGGCGGCCGGTGCGCTCGTCGAGACGCTGGAGACCGCGACGTTCTGGTCCGGGCTCCCCGCGCTGCGGACCGCCGTCACCGACGCGCTGACCTCGGCCCTGTCGGCGCAGGGCACCTCCGCGCTGGTGCTCTGCCACATCTCTCACGTCTACGAGACCGGCGCGTCGCTGTACTTCACGGTGGTCTGCGCACAGGCCGAGGACCCCGTCTCGCAATGGCGCGAGGCGAAGCGGGCGGCGAACGAGGCGATCCGCGCCGCCGGAGCCACGATCAGCCACCACCACGGCGTGGGCACCGACCACCGCGACACCTACGCCCAGGAGATCGGGCCGCTGGCGGTCGAGGCGCTGCGCGCGGTCAAGAGCACCTTCGATCCGGCCGGGATCCTCAACCCCGGCGTCCTGATCTCCTGA
- a CDS encoding NADPH-dependent FMN reductase, translating to MSSVVIVSSSPTAGSRLEAVTGAFNRGLLTSGHAAQVLNLRDLPQSALLTASFDHPAIRRSRRLVSAAEALAFVVPCYQPGGSPVLREWLRLLPDRAFARATVQLVGVGAVRGHAIGLEHIRTRMLVEQSAHDALPVCFLYDHWLDGGEALTPSAADHLTSSVNALSDALTPTPLATLA from the coding sequence GTGTCCTCTGTCGTCATCGTCTCCAGCAGCCCGACCGCCGGCTCCCGACTCGAGGCCGTCACCGGTGCGTTCAATCGTGGCCTCCTGACGTCCGGGCACGCGGCGCAAGTGCTCAACCTGCGCGACCTGCCGCAGTCCGCGCTGCTCACCGCGTCGTTCGACCACCCGGCGATCCGGCGGAGCCGGCGGCTGGTGAGCGCCGCGGAGGCGCTGGCGTTCGTGGTTCCCTGCTACCAGCCGGGCGGCAGTCCCGTGTTGCGCGAATGGCTCCGACTGCTGCCGGACCGCGCTTTCGCCCGCGCGACCGTCCAGCTCGTCGGCGTCGGCGCGGTGCGCGGGCACGCCATCGGCCTGGAGCACATCCGGACCCGGATGCTCGTCGAGCAATCCGCGCACGACGCGCTCCCGGTCTGCTTCCTCTACGACCACTGGCTCGACGGCGGCGAGGCGCTGACGCCCAGTGCGGCCGACCATCTCACCTCGAGCGTCAACGCACTCAGCGACGCCCTGACGCCCACGCCACTCGCGACCCTTGCATGA
- a CDS encoding glycerol-3-phosphate dehydrogenase/oxidase, with translation MSGTNGAGASLNAERRARELDELDRRTPVDVLVIGGGVTGAGVALDAASRGLSVVLAEKHDLAFGTSRWSSKLVHGGLRYLASGNVAIAHESAVERGILLGSTAPHLVRPMPQIVPLLPGVSRGDAAVVRAGLAAGDLLRAAAGTSRHALPASRRIARAEVQRYAPAVRTEGLRGGLLSWDGRLQDDARLVVGLARTAAAHGARILTRCAAEEVTGGGAVLRDTLTGGTHQVEARIVINAAGVWAGSIAPDITLRPSRGTHLVVSREVLGGLNAGLTVPVPGEHNRFVLVLPSPEGKVYIGLTDEDTGGDIPDVPQASEAEVDFLLDTVGTALREPLSRKDVLGTYSGLRPLLDAGTGRTADISRKHAVVIAGDGLVTIVGGKLTTYRRMAQDALDAALERSGRTAAPCRTRRLPLAGAGSAAELGAVRAPRRLVRRYGTEAAAVLAEAGGDPSMLEPVGDGIAHTRAELRFALRHEGALDESDVLDRRTRIGLVGADRQRALPVVRELLDR, from the coding sequence GTGAGCGGGACGAACGGGGCCGGCGCGTCGCTCAACGCCGAACGCAGGGCCCGGGAGCTCGACGAGCTGGACCGCCGCACACCGGTCGACGTGCTGGTCATCGGCGGCGGGGTGACCGGCGCAGGGGTGGCACTGGACGCGGCGTCGCGCGGACTTTCGGTGGTGCTGGCCGAGAAGCACGACCTGGCCTTCGGCACCAGCCGGTGGAGCTCCAAGCTCGTCCACGGCGGACTGCGCTACCTGGCCTCCGGAAACGTCGCGATCGCGCACGAGAGCGCGGTGGAGCGCGGCATCCTGCTGGGCAGCACGGCACCGCACCTGGTCCGGCCGATGCCGCAGATCGTGCCGTTGCTGCCCGGGGTGAGCAGGGGCGATGCCGCGGTGGTGCGCGCCGGGCTGGCCGCCGGTGACCTGCTGAGGGCCGCGGCCGGAACCTCCCGGCACGCGTTGCCCGCCTCCCGGCGCATCGCCCGCGCCGAGGTCCAGCGCTACGCGCCGGCCGTGCGCACCGAGGGACTGCGCGGCGGACTGCTGTCCTGGGACGGCCGGCTCCAGGACGACGCCCGGCTCGTCGTCGGCCTCGCGCGCACGGCTGCCGCGCACGGTGCGCGGATCCTCACCCGCTGCGCCGCCGAGGAGGTGACCGGCGGGGGAGCGGTGCTGCGCGACACGCTCACCGGCGGCACGCACCAGGTCGAGGCCCGCATCGTCATCAACGCCGCGGGGGTGTGGGCCGGTTCGATCGCTCCGGACATCACGCTGCGGCCCAGCCGGGGAACGCACCTGGTGGTGTCGCGGGAGGTTCTCGGCGGGCTCAACGCCGGCCTCACGGTCCCGGTGCCCGGTGAGCACAACCGCTTCGTGCTCGTCCTGCCGTCCCCGGAAGGAAAGGTCTACATCGGACTGACCGACGAGGACACCGGCGGCGACATCCCGGACGTGCCGCAAGCATCGGAGGCCGAGGTCGACTTCCTGCTGGACACGGTCGGCACCGCGTTGCGCGAACCGTTGTCCCGCAAGGACGTTCTCGGCACCTATTCGGGCCTGCGTCCCCTGCTGGACGCGGGCACCGGCCGGACCGCCGACATCTCCCGCAAGCACGCGGTGGTCATCGCGGGTGACGGTCTGGTCACGATCGTCGGAGGCAAGCTCACGACCTACCGGCGGATGGCGCAGGACGCACTCGACGCCGCGCTCGAACGCAGCGGCCGTACGGCGGCTCCCTGCCGCACCCGGCGGCTACCGCTGGCCGGCGCGGGCAGCGCGGCCGAACTCGGGGCGGTGCGTGCTCCGCGGCGCCTGGTGCGGCGCTACGGGACCGAGGCGGCGGCGGTGCTCGCCGAAGCGGGCGGCGATCCCTCGATGCTGGAACCCGTCGGTGACGGCATCGCGCACACGCGGGCCGAGCTGCGGTTCGCGCTGCGCCACGAAGGCGCGCTCGACGAGTCCGACGTGCTGGACAGGCGGACCCGCATCGGCCTGGTCGGCGCGGACCGGCAGCGCGCCCTGCCGGTGGTGCGCGAACTCCTCGACCGCTGA
- a CDS encoding diacylglycerol/lipid kinase family protein: MRAYTALINPISGGGRAAERWEPIARLLREAGAAVTVCPTRSREHAVALASSAARRGEIVVAVGGDGLVRDAACGVVAGNGTLGIVPAGRGNDLARTLGLPDGDRELARLLLDATARAIDVLEVGGVVVPGNVYAGIDSMATAVINRNRWLPGALLYRLAPIRAVLTWRPATYTITADGRTRELRGQTVVVANSGSYGHGLRIVPTARLDDGMLDVLVVREGRLHRIASFLRAAKTGAHLDLPEVEVSTAREVALAADRPIPLCADGDEIGTLPATIRVLPASLRVLAPTAPRQSR, translated from the coding sequence GTGCGCGCCTACACCGCGCTCATCAACCCCATCTCCGGCGGTGGGCGTGCCGCCGAACGGTGGGAACCGATCGCCCGGCTGCTGCGCGAGGCCGGCGCCGCGGTGACCGTGTGCCCGACCCGGAGCCGCGAGCACGCCGTCGCACTGGCGTCATCGGCCGCACGTCGCGGCGAGATCGTAGTGGCGGTCGGCGGTGACGGCCTGGTGCGCGACGCGGCGTGCGGCGTCGTCGCCGGCAACGGCACGCTCGGCATCGTGCCCGCCGGACGCGGCAACGACCTCGCCCGCACCCTCGGCCTGCCGGACGGCGACCGCGAGCTCGCCCGGCTGCTGCTGGACGCGACCGCCCGGGCGATCGACGTCCTGGAGGTCGGCGGCGTGGTGGTGCCGGGCAACGTCTACGCGGGCATCGACTCGATGGCCACCGCCGTCATCAACCGCAACCGGTGGCTCCCGGGCGCGCTGCTCTACCGGCTGGCGCCGATCCGGGCGGTGCTCACCTGGCGTCCGGCCACCTACACGATCACCGCCGATGGGCGCACGCGCGAGCTGCGCGGCCAGACCGTGGTGGTCGCCAACTCCGGCTCGTACGGTCACGGCCTGCGGATCGTGCCGACCGCCCGGCTCGACGACGGGATGCTGGACGTGCTCGTGGTCCGGGAGGGACGGCTGCACCGGATCGCGTCCTTCCTGCGCGCGGCGAAGACCGGCGCCCACCTGGACCTGCCGGAGGTGGAGGTCAGCACCGCCCGGGAGGTGGCGCTCGCCGCGGACCGGCCGATCCCGCTCTGCGCCGACGGCGACGAGATCGGCACGCTGCCCGCCACGATCCGGGTGCTTCCCGCCTCCTTGCGCGTGCTCGCCCCCACCGCACCACGGCAATCCCGTTAG